From one Lotus japonicus ecotype B-129 chromosome 3, LjGifu_v1.2 genomic stretch:
- the LOC130744580 gene encoding disease resistance protein RUN1-like codes for MECRKHQAQVVILVFYETDPSCVRKQRGSYEVAFANHEQDLTDDDSDQDKLHRWRTAPTQAANISGWDARTLLKLEKYPNEKILNVLKVSYDGLHNPTKEIFLDIAFFFKNKDKHMAVGILDACDFFAASGIDVLVDKALITFSYNNNIQMHDLLQEMGLDIVRKECLKNPGTRSRLRDNEVYDVLKNNRGADTIEGITLDLSQVVDLQLSSNTFKKMLNLRLLRLYVPEESIDLSEGKQLLKLLDLSKASKLKEVDLSGCESFPDVHPSILSLKTLE; via the exons ATGGAATGCCGAAAACATCAGGCTCAGGTTGTTATCCTTGTCTTCTATGAAACAGACCCATCGTGCGTTCGGAAGCAGAGAGGGAGTTACGAGGTAGCATTTGCAAACCATGAGCAGGATCTcactgatgatgattctgatcaAGACAAACTGCATAGGTGGAGAACTGCTCCCACTCAAGCTGCAAATATATCAGGATGGGACGCTCGAACCCTACT CAAACTTGAGAAGTATCCCAATGAGAAAATTTTGAATGTGCTAAAAGTGAGCTATGATGGATTACACAATCCAACCAAGGAAATATTTCTGGACATTgcattctttttcaaaaataaagataaacATATGGCTGTAGGGATACTTGATGCATGTGATTTTTTTGCAGCTAGTGGAATAGATGTCCTTGTAGATAAAGCTCTTATAACTTTTTCATATAATAACAACATACAAATGCATGATTTGCTGCAAGAAATGGGTTTGGATATAGTTCGTAAAGAGTGTTTGAAAAACCCTGGAACACGCAGCCGACTGAGAGATAATGAAGTTTATGATGTACTTAAAAATAACAGG GGGGCTGACACTATTGAAGGAATAACTTTAGATTTGTCTCAAGTAGTAGATTTGCAATTGAGTTCTAACACATTCAAAAAGATGCTTAATTTGAGACTTCTTCGGTTATACGTCCCCGAGG AGTCCATTGACCTCAGTGAGGGTAAACAATTGCTAAAGCTTTTGGATTTGTCTAAGGCGTCAAAGCTTAAAGAAGTAGATCTCTCCGGTTGTGAAAGTTTTCCTGATGTTCATCCATCTATTTTGTCTCTCAAAACACTTGAATGA